One genomic window of Alkalispirochaeta americana includes the following:
- a CDS encoding LptF/LptG family permease has product MKIFSRYLLRCFLSTLIISLSFFVLIVQLVELFANLVQYLDLDVPLRAILHVQVLFLPQAVIYALPMALLFAVAFTLGSLYAHNELVAVFGGGLPLWKFTLPLIILGVALSAGLFFFTERVGIESLRRKNELSRELLHVTRTHSNTDITLRDPRGRYIYSAEYYNDRTKSLSRVTVVERDRQGKFQRRISATTGRWNGEHWIWEEGVLFSLQESESGEIIEAEPFETLSEPVFVQPPQSFRRITQDIDEMELRDAREWVITLRNAGQPFRKALTDYYSRYSYALTPLVVVLLSSSLGGKFRKNILLMSLLVSLVVTVVYYVSSMILGLMAGTGLISPLAGAWAGVGLFGLLGVLLFRFAKT; this is encoded by the coding sequence ATGAAGATATTCAGTCGCTACCTTCTGCGGTGCTTTCTGTCAACACTGATTATCTCGCTCTCCTTCTTTGTCCTGATCGTTCAACTGGTCGAGCTCTTTGCAAATTTGGTGCAGTATCTGGATCTGGACGTTCCGCTGCGCGCAATCCTTCATGTCCAGGTGCTTTTTCTGCCCCAGGCGGTGATTTATGCTCTCCCCATGGCGCTCCTTTTTGCCGTTGCTTTCACCCTGGGCTCGCTCTACGCTCACAACGAACTTGTGGCTGTCTTTGGAGGAGGGCTCCCTCTCTGGAAGTTTACCCTTCCCCTGATCATCCTGGGAGTTGCTCTGAGCGCAGGACTCTTCTTTTTTACAGAACGGGTGGGTATCGAAAGCCTCCGAAGAAAAAACGAGCTCTCTCGGGAGCTTCTCCATGTCACACGAACCCACAGCAATACCGATATAACCTTACGCGACCCCCGGGGAAGATACATCTATTCTGCCGAGTACTATAATGATCGTACAAAATCGCTTTCCCGTGTCACCGTGGTTGAACGGGACCGGCAGGGGAAGTTTCAACGAAGAATCAGCGCGACCACGGGGCGATGGAACGGAGAGCACTGGATCTGGGAGGAGGGCGTTCTCTTTTCCCTCCAGGAATCAGAGTCTGGAGAGATTATAGAGGCAGAGCCCTTTGAGACGCTCTCGGAACCGGTTTTTGTTCAACCTCCCCAGAGTTTTCGCCGAATAACGCAGGACATCGACGAGATGGAACTGCGCGATGCCCGAGAGTGGGTCATAACGCTCCGCAATGCAGGCCAACCTTTCAGAAAAGCTCTCACCGACTATTATAGTCGCTATTCCTACGCCCTGACTCCCCTTGTTGTGGTCCTTCTCTCAAGCTCCCTGGGGGGGAAGTTTCGGAAAAACATTCTGCTCATGAGCCTCCTTGTCTCTTTAGTGGTAACTGTGGTCTACTACGTGTCGAGCATGATCCTGGGGCTCATGGCGGGAACCGGTCTTATCTCCCCTTTAGCAGGAGCCTGGGCAGGAGTGGGCCTCTTTGGCCTTCTGGGTGTTTTGCTCTTTCGCTTCGCGAAGACCTGA
- a CDS encoding LptF/LptG family permease translates to MTLPRRGVPALVFRYIGGEFFISFLVCFAFFFFIFFVNQLLLLAEDILQKDVPLTDVALLILYSLPSIIAISVPFATLVGVLMTVGRLSTDNEMVAFQASGFSLVRIFFPILVASLVLSGLSFGVNDFLLPRGTRNFARLYRDLLYSNPALELEPFSVKRYQNDTLITGAVFPGRIENFVILDTDGQGFRRVITAAEARLVREGDLNSIGLELTDVVTHSTEGGIRHNYSFAETLRYNILLEDITVAIRAPGPREMSARTVAEEIRKKQDALEPRIKEWQKEIALESHELGLLALDQNLRHPDAPPVDRASLNRQARSVLRRIERKPHDRSLQIHRLEYYKKFSIPFASVSFVFLAFPLGLFSKRSGRSVGFGIGLLIATGYWALLIAGQTFGSQRPEVSPLLAMWLPNGLFFVIGAVLFFRRMNR, encoded by the coding sequence ATGACCTTGCCCAGGCGCGGTGTCCCGGCGCTTGTGTTCCGATATATCGGGGGGGAGTTTTTTATATCCTTCCTGGTATGTTTCGCTTTTTTCTTTTTCATTTTCTTCGTCAATCAACTGCTTCTCCTGGCAGAAGATATCCTCCAGAAAGATGTCCCTCTTACCGATGTAGCCCTGCTTATTCTCTACTCCCTTCCCTCAATAATCGCAATTTCTGTCCCTTTTGCAACCCTGGTGGGCGTACTCATGACTGTGGGCCGCCTCTCCACAGACAATGAGATGGTGGCTTTTCAGGCGAGTGGCTTTTCTCTTGTTCGCATCTTCTTCCCGATTCTGGTGGCATCCCTTGTCCTCTCGGGGCTCTCCTTTGGTGTGAACGATTTTCTCCTTCCCCGGGGCACGCGGAATTTTGCCCGGCTCTATCGGGATCTGCTCTATTCTAATCCCGCCCTGGAACTCGAGCCTTTCTCGGTCAAACGCTATCAAAACGATACCCTCATAACAGGAGCCGTTTTCCCCGGAAGGATAGAAAATTTTGTCATTCTTGATACCGACGGTCAGGGGTTTCGCCGCGTTATAACGGCAGCAGAAGCACGCCTTGTACGCGAAGGCGACCTCAATTCAATAGGGCTCGAACTCACCGACGTTGTCACCCATTCTACCGAGGGAGGCATACGGCATAACTACAGCTTTGCCGAAACCCTGCGATATAATATCCTTCTGGAAGATATCACCGTGGCGATCCGGGCCCCCGGCCCCCGGGAGATGAGTGCCCGGACTGTGGCCGAGGAAATCCGGAAAAAGCAGGACGCTCTGGAACCGAGAATCAAGGAATGGCAAAAAGAAATAGCCCTTGAATCTCACGAGTTGGGTTTGCTGGCCCTGGATCAAAATCTTCGACATCCCGACGCCCCTCCGGTGGATAGAGCCTCTTTGAATCGACAGGCCCGTTCTGTCCTTCGAAGAATCGAGAGAAAGCCCCATGATCGCTCTCTGCAGATCCACCGTCTGGAATACTACAAGAAATTCAGTATACCCTTCGCATCGGTTTCCTTTGTCTTCCTTGCCTTTCCGCTGGGGCTCTTTAGCAAGCGGAGTGGAAGAAGTGTAGGATTCGGAATTGGCTTGCTGATCGCCACCGGATATTGGGCGCTGCTTATCGCGGGTCAAACTTTTGGAAGCCAGCGACCAGAGGTCTCTCCGCTTCTGGCCATGTGGCTTCCGAACGGCCTCTTCTTTGTTATTGGGGCAGTTCTCTTTTTCCGGAGGATGAACCGATGA
- the dut gene encoding dUTP diphosphatase — translation MRCTAHRGCLPEYASPGAAGADLRASLSEPVLLQPGERSMVPTGVRLEIPRGFEGQVRPRSGLAARQGITVINAPGTIDCDYRGEVMVPLVNLSDQEFRIEPGDRIAQLVLAPVVQAEFIVAEDLSETGRGSGGFGSTGAR, via the coding sequence GTGCGCTGTACAGCGCACCGGGGATGCCTCCCGGAGTACGCTTCGCCAGGGGCCGCCGGTGCTGATCTGCGAGCATCCCTGAGCGAGCCCGTCTTGTTGCAACCGGGGGAGCGGAGCATGGTTCCCACGGGCGTGCGCCTTGAAATTCCTCGTGGATTTGAAGGCCAGGTCCGGCCCCGATCGGGCCTGGCGGCGCGACAAGGGATCACTGTGATTAACGCACCCGGAACAATTGACTGCGATTACCGGGGAGAGGTTATGGTTCCGCTGGTTAACCTGAGCGATCAGGAGTTCCGGATTGAGCCCGGTGATCGGATCGCACAGCTTGTCCTGGCTCCAGTGGTTCAGGCCGAATTCATAGTTGCCGAGGATCTTTCCGAGACCGGGCGTGGTAGCGGTGGATTTGGTTCCACCGGCGCTCGATGA